The Sinorhizobium fredii USDA 257 region CGGCGGAAGATTACTGATGCGCTCGATCAGCGCCGGCGTGCGCGCATCGCTCAGCGCCAGATGCAGCCAGACCCAGCCGTCTCCCGCCTGCAGGCTGTCGACGGGGGAGTCGGTCGCGATGCGCAGGCAACGGCTTTCTCCGGGCGGGAACCGGTAGGCCCAGACGAGGCCGGGTATCTCGGGAGAAATCAGGTTCATTGCAGCACCGTGACTGGGGCCATGCGCCATGGCTTCTATTCGCCCTTGATGACAGTTTTGTTACATTTCCGTCACTGCCGCGGCGGCCTAGAATTGGCGTTGACGTTGACGTTTACGTAAAAACAAATAGTGTGCAGCGCAGGAAGCATGCCGACGCGGCCTCGACCACGGCTGCAAAGGGAGGAGCACCATGTACAAGGCACCGGTCGACGAGATCGCATTCACCCTGAAACACGTAGCCGGCATGGCCGATGCCGTGAACACCGGCGTCTTCGGCGAACTCGGTGAGGATCTCGTCGATGCGATCCTGTCTGAAGCCGGCCGTTTTGCGACCAAAGAGGTGGCGCCACTCGGCGAGGTGGGCGACCGGCAGGGGTCACGGCTTGTCGACGGAGCGGTCAAGACGCCGGAGGGCTGGCGCGATCTCTACCGTAGCTGGATTGACGGCGGCTGGAACGGCCTGACGGCGCCCGAGGCCTTCGGCGGCCAGGACCTTCCGCACATGCTGCACGTCGCAGCCATGGAGATGTGGAACAGCGGCTCCATGGCTTTCGCGCTCGGTCCGACGCTGACCATGGGCGCGATCGAGGCGCTGGAGAAGCATGGTTCCAATGCCTTGAAGGCGACCTTCCTGTCGAAGATGGTCTCCGGAGAGTGGATGGGGACGATGAACCTGACCGAGCCGCATGCCGGCTCAGATCTGGGCGTGCTCAAGACGCGCGCCGAGCGCCGCGCCGACGGAACCTATCGTATCTTCGGCCAGAAGATCTTCATCACCTGGGGCGAGCACGACTTCACCGACAACATCGTCCACCTTGTCCTGGCGCGCCTGCCGGATGCGCCTGTCGGCACGAAGGGTATTTCGCTGTTTCTCGTGCCGAAGTTCCTCGTCAATGAGGACGGCTCGCTCGGCGCCCGCAATGATCTCTTCTGCCATTCGCTTGAACACAAGCTCGGCATCCATGGTTCGCCGACCTGCACGATGATCTACGGCGACGGCAGGTTCGGCGATGAGAAAGGCGCAATCGGCTATCTGGTCGGCGAGGAAAACCGCGGGCTTGCCTGCATGTTCACGATGATGAACAACGCTCGCCTCGCCGTCGGCATGCAGGGCGTCGCGATCGCCGAGGCGTCTACCCAGAAGGCAATCGCCTATGCCAGGGAGCGCACCCAGGGCCGGGCGCCCGGCTGGAATGGTGCGGGCATGAGCCCGATTATCGAACATCCGGATGTCGCCCGCACGCTGCTGACGATGAAGGCGCTCACCCAAGGCTCGCGCGCCATCGCCTATGCTTGCGCTCATGCCGTCGACATGGCGCATGCCAGCCACGGCGACGAGACCCGCCATTGGCAGGAGCGCTCGAGCCTGCTGACCCCGATCGCCAAGTCCTTCGCCACCGATGCCGGTGTCGATGTCGCTTCCATGGGCATTCAGGTGCATGGCGGCATGGGCTTCATCGAGGAAACGGGCGCGGCCCGTTACTTGCGCGACGCCCGCATCGCGCCGATCTACGAAGGAACCAACGGCATCCAGGCGATCGACCTCGTCACCCGCAAGCTGCCGCTCTCCAAAGGCGGCCAGGTGCGCGGCTTCATTGGCGAGCTTCGTGAGATCGCCGCCGCCGTCGGCGCCTCGAACAGGCAGAGCTTCGGCCAGACTGCCGCGCGGCTGGAGGCGTCGATCGCCGAACTCTCCGAGGCGACGGAATGGCTGCTTGCAGCGCTCGGTGAAGGACGAACCGTCGATGCCCTTGCCGGCGCGACGGCCTATCAACGCCTCTTCGGCCTGGTGCTGACCGGTGTCTATCTCGCCAGGGGCGGCCTGGCGGAGGCCGGCGACGGGAAAGAGGAGGCGCGCATCGCCCTCTGCCGGTTCGCTGCGGAGAACCTGCTCGCCGAAACGGCGGCGCTCAAGGATCGTGTCGTCAGCGGGGCGGAGAGCCTCGCCGCCGCGCGTGCCATTCTCGACTAATGCATGTCGCCCAAAAGTGTGCAGCGGTTTTGGGATGACGACATGCATAAAAACAAGGATCT contains the following coding sequences:
- a CDS encoding acyl-CoA dehydrogenase; translated protein: MYKAPVDEIAFTLKHVAGMADAVNTGVFGELGEDLVDAILSEAGRFATKEVAPLGEVGDRQGSRLVDGAVKTPEGWRDLYRSWIDGGWNGLTAPEAFGGQDLPHMLHVAAMEMWNSGSMAFALGPTLTMGAIEALEKHGSNALKATFLSKMVSGEWMGTMNLTEPHAGSDLGVLKTRAERRADGTYRIFGQKIFITWGEHDFTDNIVHLVLARLPDAPVGTKGISLFLVPKFLVNEDGSLGARNDLFCHSLEHKLGIHGSPTCTMIYGDGRFGDEKGAIGYLVGEENRGLACMFTMMNNARLAVGMQGVAIAEASTQKAIAYARERTQGRAPGWNGAGMSPIIEHPDVARTLLTMKALTQGSRAIAYACAHAVDMAHASHGDETRHWQERSSLLTPIAKSFATDAGVDVASMGIQVHGGMGFIEETGAARYLRDARIAPIYEGTNGIQAIDLVTRKLPLSKGGQVRGFIGELREIAAAVGASNRQSFGQTAARLEASIAELSEATEWLLAALGEGRTVDALAGATAYQRLFGLVLTGVYLARGGLAEAGDGKEEARIALCRFAAENLLAETAALKDRVVSGAESLAAARAILD